From one Cyanobacterium stanieri PCC 7202 genomic stretch:
- a CDS encoding transcription termination factor NusA (PFAM: NusA N-terminal domain~TIGRFAM: transcription termination factor NusA~COGs: COG0195 Transcription elongation factor~InterPro IPR004087:IPR004088:IPR013735:IPR010213~KEGG: syp:SYNPCC7002_A0753 transcription elongation factor NusA~PFAM: NusA domain-containing protein~SMART: KH domain protein~SPTR: Transcription termination factor NusA;~TIGRFAM: transcription termination factor NusA) → MSIVQLPGLSFLIEEISQSHSLSQSAVQEALREALFKGYERFRRAKETNPNHSFGEDYFTNFRVELDIDDEGFRVLALKTVVENVENPDHEIPLAEVMEVNQEARVGDEMVVDVTPEQKDFGRMAAMQTKQVLQQKLRDQQRLMIQSEFKELEGTVLQAKVQRFERQSVIMTIQSAYGRPEVEAELPRSQQINSDNYRANATFKVYLKQVREGSQRGPQLLVSRADAGLVVYLFANEVPEIEEGIVRIVAIAREANPMSRYVTARTKIAVDSLDKDVDPVGSCIGARGSRIQAVVNELKGEKIDVIRWSPDPAIYIANALSPSQIDRVELLDAEEHQAMVVVPDNQLSLAIGKDGQNVRLAARLTGWRIDIKSKSDYQKMQQEQRSDIGESVEQENPPIEEETPTPSTSEEE, encoded by the coding sequence ATGAGTATTGTTCAATTACCCGGATTAAGTTTTTTAATCGAAGAAATTAGCCAAAGTCACAGTTTATCTCAAAGTGCTGTCCAAGAAGCTCTCCGAGAGGCTTTATTTAAAGGATATGAGCGTTTTCGTCGTGCCAAGGAAACCAACCCGAACCATAGTTTTGGGGAGGATTATTTTACTAATTTTAGGGTGGAGTTAGATATTGATGATGAAGGGTTTAGGGTTTTAGCTCTTAAAACCGTGGTGGAGAATGTGGAAAATCCCGACCACGAGATTCCTTTGGCGGAGGTGATGGAGGTTAATCAAGAGGCTAGGGTGGGAGATGAGATGGTGGTGGATGTTACCCCTGAACAAAAGGACTTTGGTCGTATGGCGGCCATGCAAACTAAGCAGGTTTTACAGCAAAAGTTGCGGGATCAACAAAGGTTGATGATTCAATCAGAGTTTAAGGAACTAGAGGGAACTGTATTACAGGCAAAAGTTCAACGTTTTGAGCGTCAATCAGTGATTATGACCATCCAAAGTGCCTATGGACGACCAGAAGTGGAAGCAGAGTTACCTCGTTCTCAGCAGATAAATAGTGATAATTATCGGGCTAATGCTACTTTTAAGGTATATCTTAAACAAGTGCGTGAGGGTTCTCAACGGGGGCCACAGTTGTTGGTATCTCGTGCTGATGCAGGGTTAGTGGTTTATCTGTTTGCCAATGAAGTGCCTGAAATTGAGGAGGGTATTGTAAGAATAGTGGCGATCGCCCGTGAAGCCAACCCCATGAGTAGATATGTAACAGCCAGAACCAAAATAGCCGTAGATAGCCTCGATAAAGACGTAGATCCTGTCGGTTCTTGTATTGGAGCGAGGGGATCCCGTATTCAGGCAGTAGTTAACGAACTCAAAGGAGAAAAAATTGACGTAATTCGTTGGTCTCCAGATCCTGCCATCTACATCGCCAACGCCCTTAGTCCTTCCCAAATAGATCGAGTAGAATTACTCGACGCCGAAGAACATCAAGCCATGGTAGTAGTACCCGACAACCAACTCAGTCTCGCCATTGGTAAGGACGGGCAAAATGTGCGTCTAGCAGCCCGACTCACAGGATGGCGCATCGATATAAAATCCAAGAGCGATTATCAAAAAATGCAACAAGAACAAAGAAGCGACATCGGCGAATCCGTGGAGCAAGAAAATCCTCCCATAGAAGAAGAAACCCCCACCCCGTCCACCTCCGAAGAAGAATAA
- a CDS encoding bacterial translation initiation factor 2 (bIF-2) (PFAM: Elongation factor Tu domain 2; Translation-initiation factor 2; Translation initiation factor IF-2, N-terminal region; Elongation factor Tu GTP binding domain~TIGRFAM: small GTP-binding protein domain; translation initiation factor IF-2~COGs: COG0532 Translation initiation factor 2 (IF-2; GTPase)~InterProIPR006847:IPR000795:IPR004161:IPR000178:IPR 005225~KEGG: cyt:cce_1839 translation initiation factor IF-2~PFAM: protein synthesis factor GTP-binding; translation initiation factor IF-2 domain-containing protein; elongation factor Tu domain 2 protein~SPTR: Translation initiation factor IF-2;~TIGRFAM: translation initiation factor IF-2; small GTP-binding protein), which translates to MKNGKIRIYDLSKELALENKDVLEICSQLSINVKSHSSTISESDAQSIKEAAKNYRMTSSNSKKGKNNSNQNKKNQVPDSKPNKPKLEIVALYKKNRPEEEQSGQSPEGKENNQDTPTLLTPPRPQPPSTTQGKSTSGDEQNKSDQSSPLKNPPPRPSAQKVEENGGSKPELKRPPSPPKDEPQEESKSSAKPRSVSKLMDSIEGDRKPKPKIKGKPSRGNKNRPEDSGDSETPQKKGVKPLVGKDDSSKKDTPPLKSPPKPKLQKPPQRPAAISEEPDMDDDDLDNTPSNEDDFDAEPVLLEKPKRTKQKVKKPLVKDSPAVWEDEDDSGKENKKSAKKRRSFVLDDDDDDLIDYLDDDDEGETTLSLALARPDKPANASPKPSDRNKSPRRQKPKLDRSDNSSSKSSDHSNKKGKQEKQIPEEIILKGTLTLRELADMLNTPDTEIIKMLFFKGIAVNITETLDLEIAKMVAEELGVTVITQEQKASAAKTEMLAEDDLDNLSNRPPVVTIMGHVDHGKTTLLDSIRNTKVVQGEAGGITQHIGAYHVDVEHEGTTQQVVFLDTPGHEAFTAMRARGAKVTDIAILVVAADDGVRPQTREAISHAKAAQVPIVVAINKIDKPEANPDRVKQELSELELVPEDWGGDTVMVPVSALSGENLDTLLEMIVLVSEVEDLSANPDRPAKGTVIEAHLDRARGPVATLLVQNGTLRVGDVFVAGSVAGKIRAMIDDRGQKVDEASPSFAVEVLGLNEVPQAGDEFDVYPSEKEARAIAESRADEDRTSRLQQALSSRRVTLSTLSAQAQQGELKELNIILKADVQGSVEAILGSLKQLPQKEVQIRVLLASPGEITETDVDLAAASGAVVIGFNTTLAPNARQAAEQEGVDIREYNVIYKLLDEIEGAMEGLLDPEEVEEGLGRAEVRAVFPVGKGAVAGCYVLSGKVVRNRFIRVLRNGEEIYNGNLDSLRRVKDDVKEVASGFECGISINKFGNWKEGDIIEAYEMVFKRRTLSQ; encoded by the coding sequence ATGAAAAACGGAAAAATAAGAATATACGATTTATCAAAGGAACTAGCATTAGAAAATAAAGACGTATTAGAAATATGTTCTCAACTATCAATCAATGTAAAAAGTCATAGTAGTACCATCTCTGAATCTGACGCACAGAGTATCAAAGAAGCCGCAAAGAATTATCGTATGACATCGTCAAACAGCAAAAAAGGGAAAAACAACTCGAATCAAAACAAAAAAAATCAAGTGCCTGACTCCAAACCTAACAAACCGAAATTAGAAATTGTTGCCTTGTACAAGAAAAATCGTCCCGAAGAAGAGCAATCAGGGCAATCTCCAGAAGGTAAAGAGAATAATCAAGATACCCCTACCCTTTTAACCCCCCCTCGTCCCCAGCCTCCCTCGACCACTCAAGGTAAATCAACCTCTGGGGATGAGCAGAATAAGTCTGACCAGTCATCACCCTTAAAAAATCCTCCCCCTCGTCCCTCAGCCCAGAAGGTTGAGGAAAATGGTGGCTCGAAACCAGAATTAAAGCGTCCTCCCTCCCCTCCCAAAGATGAACCCCAAGAAGAAAGTAAATCTTCTGCCAAGCCTCGCTCCGTATCCAAATTAATGGATTCTATCGAAGGAGATAGAAAACCAAAACCAAAAATCAAAGGTAAACCTTCTCGGGGTAACAAAAATAGACCAGAGGATTCTGGAGATTCCGAGACTCCACAGAAAAAGGGTGTTAAACCCTTGGTAGGTAAGGATGATAGTAGTAAAAAAGACACTCCTCCTCTCAAATCTCCTCCCAAACCGAAGTTACAAAAACCTCCTCAACGTCCTGCGGCTATTTCTGAAGAGCCTGATATGGATGATGATGATTTAGATAATACCCCTAGCAATGAGGATGATTTTGATGCCGAACCCGTACTTTTAGAAAAACCTAAACGTACGAAGCAGAAGGTCAAAAAACCTCTTGTTAAGGATTCTCCTGCAGTGTGGGAAGATGAGGATGATAGTGGTAAGGAAAATAAAAAATCTGCCAAAAAACGTCGTTCTTTTGTCTTGGATGATGATGACGATGATTTAATTGATTATCTTGACGATGATGATGAGGGAGAAACCACCCTCAGTTTAGCGTTGGCTCGTCCTGATAAACCCGCCAATGCTTCCCCTAAACCTTCTGACCGTAACAAGTCCCCCCGTCGTCAAAAACCAAAATTGGATCGCTCTGACAACAGTAGCAGTAAATCTAGTGATCATAGTAATAAGAAGGGTAAACAGGAAAAACAAATCCCCGAAGAAATTATCCTCAAGGGTACCCTAACCTTAAGGGAGTTGGCGGATATGCTCAACACTCCTGATACGGAAATTATTAAAATGCTCTTCTTTAAGGGTATTGCGGTTAATATTACCGAAACCCTTGACCTAGAAATTGCCAAAATGGTGGCAGAAGAATTGGGCGTAACGGTGATTACCCAAGAACAAAAAGCCAGTGCTGCGAAAACGGAAATGTTGGCAGAAGATGATTTAGATAATCTTTCTAATCGTCCTCCTGTGGTAACTATTATGGGTCACGTTGACCATGGTAAAACTACTCTCCTTGATTCTATTCGTAACACTAAGGTGGTACAGGGTGAGGCTGGAGGCATTACCCAACACATTGGGGCATACCATGTGGATGTGGAACATGAAGGAACTACCCAACAAGTGGTATTTTTGGATACTCCCGGTCACGAGGCCTTTACTGCCATGAGGGCAAGGGGTGCCAAGGTGACGGATATTGCCATTCTGGTGGTAGCCGCCGATGATGGAGTACGTCCTCAAACCAGAGAAGCTATCAGTCATGCGAAGGCGGCTCAGGTGCCGATTGTGGTAGCGATCAACAAAATTGATAAACCTGAAGCCAACCCTGATCGAGTTAAGCAGGAATTGAGTGAATTGGAGTTAGTCCCCGAGGATTGGGGTGGTGATACGGTAATGGTTCCTGTAAGTGCTTTGAGTGGGGAAAATCTTGATACTCTCCTCGAGATGATTGTGTTGGTATCTGAGGTGGAAGATTTATCCGCTAACCCCGATCGCCCCGCCAAAGGTACTGTTATCGAAGCCCATTTAGACAGGGCGAGGGGGCCTGTGGCTACCCTCTTGGTACAAAATGGTACTCTGAGGGTTGGAGATGTATTTGTGGCAGGTTCTGTGGCTGGTAAAATCCGTGCCATGATTGATGATCGTGGTCAGAAGGTCGATGAAGCTAGTCCTTCCTTTGCGGTGGAGGTTCTTGGTTTGAACGAAGTTCCCCAAGCAGGAGATGAATTTGACGTTTATCCTAGTGAAAAAGAAGCAAGGGCGATCGCCGAAAGCCGTGCCGACGAAGATCGTACCAGTCGCCTCCAACAGGCTCTATCTTCCCGTCGTGTAACCCTCAGTACCCTTTCTGCTCAAGCACAACAAGGGGAACTCAAGGAATTAAATATAATCCTCAAAGCCGACGTACAAGGCTCCGTAGAGGCGATTCTTGGCTCCTTAAAACAACTACCCCAGAAAGAGGTTCAAATCCGTGTACTTCTTGCTAGTCCGGGAGAAATTACTGAAACTGATGTGGATTTAGCCGCCGCTAGTGGTGCGGTTGTCATCGGTTTTAATACAACCCTTGCACCAAATGCCCGTCAGGCAGCCGAACAAGAAGGAGTGGACATCCGAGAATATAACGTCATCTATAAATTGTTAGATGAAATTGAGGGTGCCATGGAAGGTTTATTAGATCCTGAAGAGGTAGAAGAGGGACTCGGAAGGGCAGAAGTTCGTGCCGTATTCCCCGTGGGTAAAGGTGCTGTGGCAGGTTGTTATGTTTTATCTGGTAAGGTGGTTCGTAACCGTTTCATCAGAGTATTACGTAATGGAGAAGAGATTTATAATGGTAATTTGGACTCCTTACGCCGTGTCAAAGATGATGTCAAAGAAGTAGCATCAGGATTTGAATGCGGTATCAGTATCAATAAATTTGGTAACTGGAAAGAGGGTGATATTATCGAAGCCTATGAAATGGTCTTCAAACGCCGTACTCTTTCTCAATAA
- a CDS encoding protein of unknown function DUF448 (PFAM: Protein of unknown function (DUF448)~COGs: COG2740 nucleic-acid-binding protein implicated in transcription termination~InterPro IPR007393~KEGG: cyt:cce_1840 hypothetical protein~PFAM: protein of unknown function DUF448~SPTR: DUF448-containing protein), which produces MTKKNYRRCVSCGLIAPKNHFCRVVRNFPDHKITLDQGMGRSAYICPNSECIAIAKKKKRLGRALRTMVSAEIYEELKTRC; this is translated from the coding sequence ATGACCAAAAAAAATTATCGTCGTTGTGTGAGTTGTGGACTCATAGCTCCCAAAAATCATTTTTGTCGAGTGGTGAGAAATTTTCCCGACCACAAAATAACCCTTGACCAAGGGATGGGTAGATCTGCTTATATATGTCCTAACAGCGAATGTATTGCCATCGCCAAGAAAAAAAAGCGCCTAGGAAGAGCATTGCGGACAATGGTTTCCGCGGAAATATATGAAGAATTAAAAACTAGATGTTAG
- a CDS encoding GtrA family protein (PFAM: GtrA-like protein~InterPro IPR007267~KEGG: mem:Memar_1468 dolichyl-phosphate beta-D-mannosyltransferase~PFAM: GtrA family protein~SPTR: Genome sequencing data, contig C200) has product MIKIILSLIDIKVFKFLFIGGFCALLTLALMYFLTSILLINYLISAVITILVTNYIGFFLNKVFTFQTDKKLFWRELWKYYGVMLSSNMINLCIIYTLVDIIRIWYLYANMISIVALTPVNYLLHKYWSFKKKS; this is encoded by the coding sequence ATGATAAAAATAATACTTTCATTGATAGATATAAAAGTTTTTAAATTTTTATTTATTGGTGGCTTTTGTGCATTGTTAACCCTTGCATTAATGTATTTTTTAACATCAATACTTTTGATTAATTATTTAATTTCTGCAGTTATAACTATTCTTGTTACTAATTACATTGGATTTTTTCTTAATAAGGTATTTACATTCCAAACAGATAAAAAATTATTTTGGAGAGAATTATGGAAGTATTATGGCGTTATGTTATCCAGCAACATGATCAATTTATGTATTATATACACTTTGGTTGATATTATTAGAATATGGTATTTATATGCCAATATGATTTCTATTGTAGCTTTAACCCCAGTTAATTATTTACTTCATAAGTATTGGAGTTTTAAAAAAAAGTCTTGA
- a CDS encoding 3-isopropylmalate dehydratase, large subunit (PFAM: Aconitase family (aconitate hydratase)~TIGRFAM: 3-isopropylmalate dehydratase, large subunit~COGs: COG0065 3-isopropylmalate dehydratase large subunit~InterPro IPR001030:IPR018136:IPR004430~KEGG: cyt:cce_3504 isopropylmalate isomerase large subunit~PFAM: aconitate hydratase domain-containing protein~SPTR: 3-isopropylmalate dehydratase large subunit;~TIGRFAM: 3-isopropylmalate dehydratase, large subunit): MSKGTLFDKVWDLHTVGTLPSGQTQLFIGLHLIHEVTSPQAFAMLRERGLKVLFPDRTVATVDHIVPTESQARPFADTLAEEMIQALENNTKENGIRFYNTNSGSQGIVHVIAPEQGLTQPGMTIACGDSHTSTHGAFGAIAFGIGTSQVRDVLASQTLSLTKLKVRKIEVNGTLPQGVYAKDVILHIIRKLGVNGGVGYAYEYAGTTFEQMSMEERMTVCNMSIEGGARCGYVNPDQTTFDYLKERDFAPKAEAWDQAVQWWQSLRSDDDAQYDDVVTFDASEIEPTVTWGITPGQGIGINESMPNLESLSENDKEIALQAFEYMQLKPGQPIKGTPIDVCFIGSCTNGRLSDLREAAKLAQGHHVAENVKAFVVPGSERVKKAAEAEGLDKIFVEAGFEWREPGCSMCLAMNPDKLQGDQISASSSNRNFKGRQGSAQGRTLLMSPAMVVAAAVHGKVADVREL; encoded by the coding sequence ATGAGTAAAGGAACATTATTCGATAAAGTTTGGGATTTGCATACCGTTGGCACATTGCCATCAGGACAAACCCAATTATTTATCGGTTTACATTTAATTCATGAAGTAACCAGCCCCCAAGCCTTTGCAATGTTAAGAGAAAGGGGGTTGAAAGTATTATTTCCCGATCGCACCGTCGCCACAGTAGATCATATTGTACCCACCGAAAGCCAAGCCCGTCCCTTCGCTGATACCCTCGCCGAAGAAATGATCCAAGCCTTGGAAAACAACACCAAAGAAAACGGTATCAGATTCTATAACACCAACTCAGGTAGCCAAGGTATTGTCCACGTAATCGCCCCCGAACAAGGTTTAACCCAACCAGGGATGACCATCGCCTGTGGTGATTCCCATACCTCCACCCATGGAGCTTTCGGTGCGATCGCCTTTGGTATTGGTACATCCCAAGTCAGAGACGTATTAGCATCCCAAACCCTTTCCCTTACCAAATTAAAAGTAAGAAAAATCGAAGTAAACGGTACCCTCCCCCAAGGAGTTTACGCCAAAGATGTCATCCTCCATATCATCCGTAAACTAGGAGTAAATGGCGGTGTGGGCTACGCCTACGAATACGCAGGAACAACCTTCGAGCAGATGAGTATGGAAGAAAGAATGACCGTCTGTAATATGTCCATCGAAGGAGGTGCCCGTTGCGGATATGTCAACCCAGATCAAACCACCTTCGATTATCTCAAAGAGCGTGATTTTGCCCCCAAAGCAGAAGCATGGGATCAAGCTGTGCAATGGTGGCAAAGCCTCCGCAGTGATGACGATGCCCAATATGATGATGTTGTCACCTTCGATGCCTCGGAAATCGAGCCTACCGTCACATGGGGAATCACCCCAGGGCAAGGTATCGGTATCAACGAATCCATGCCCAACCTCGAGAGCCTCTCGGAAAATGACAAAGAAATTGCCCTTCAGGCCTTTGAATATATGCAACTCAAACCAGGGCAACCCATCAAAGGAACTCCCATCGATGTTTGCTTTATCGGTAGTTGCACCAACGGCAGATTAAGCGATCTCCGAGAAGCCGCCAAACTTGCCCAAGGGCATCACGTGGCTGAAAATGTCAAAGCCTTTGTAGTGCCAGGCTCTGAAAGAGTGAAAAAAGCCGCCGAAGCCGAAGGATTAGACAAAATTTTTGTGGAGGCAGGTTTTGAATGGCGCGAACCAGGTTGTTCCATGTGTCTAGCCATGAACCCCGATAAGTTACAGGGAGATCAAATTAGTGCATCCTCTTCTAATCGTAACTTTAAAGGTCGTCAGGGTTCTGCTCAAGGTAGAACTTTGTTAATGAGTCCTGCCATGGTAGTAGCCGCCGCCGTCCATGGTAAAGTCGCCGATGTTAGAGAACTCTAA
- a CDS encoding NAD(P)H-quinone oxidoreductase subunit M (PFAM: Cyanobacterial and plastid NDH-1 subunit M~InterPro IPR018922~KEGG: cyh:Cyan8802_2069 hypothetical protein~PFAM: NAD(P)H-quinone oxidoreductase subunit M~SPTR: Putative uncharacterized protein) — protein MLTKATTRHIRIYSAEVQNNELVPSNNVLTLDVDPDNEFNWDEMALQKVYRKFDDLVESYSGEDLTDYNLRRIGSDLEHLIRNLLSKGEISYNLNARVLNYSMGLPRVDAPEADGKYQLS, from the coding sequence ATGTTAACTAAAGCCACCACCAGACATATTAGAATCTACTCGGCAGAGGTACAAAATAATGAGCTAGTACCCTCCAATAATGTCTTAACCCTTGATGTTGATCCCGATAACGAATTTAACTGGGATGAGATGGCACTACAAAAAGTGTATCGTAAATTTGATGATTTAGTAGAAAGTTATAGTGGTGAGGATTTAACAGATTATAATCTTCGTCGCATTGGTTCTGATTTAGAGCATTTAATTCGCAATTTATTAAGCAAAGGGGAAATTAGTTATAACCTCAACGCCAGAGTCCTTAACTATAGTATGGGCTTACCCCGTGTTGATGCACCCGAGGCAGATGGCAAGTATCAGTTATCTTAG
- a CDS encoding hypothetical protein (KEGG: olu:OSTLU_32809 predicted protein~SPTR: Putative uncharacterized protein) codes for MSKTAKPCEQCNQMVEIRYRIQWDESRQWYQVCPDCWQKLSENNPLYRYGGTWKAKKRRNAKLTINNEQ; via the coding sequence ATGTCCAAAACAGCAAAGCCCTGTGAACAGTGTAATCAAATGGTGGAAATCCGTTATCGCATTCAATGGGATGAAAGTCGGCAATGGTATCAAGTCTGTCCAGACTGTTGGCAAAAACTTTCGGAGAATAATCCCCTCTATCGTTATGGCGGTACTTGGAAGGCAAAAAAGAGACGCAACGCCAAATTGACAATTAACAATGAACAATAA
- a CDS encoding protein of unknown function DUF150 (PFAM: Uncharacterised BCR, YhbC family COG0779~InterPro IPR003728:IPR020790~KEGG: cyc:PCC7424_2360 hypothetical protein~PFAM: protein of unknown function DUF150~SPTR: Ribosome maturation factor rimP) produces MTHPLIPEITALANPIAEKLNFEIANIVFQTNKNPSLLRIDIRNRGGDTSLDDCEQMSRLLEEALEMKDIIPEAYALEISSPGVADVLTTDREFISFQGFPVTVQTHTPHKKKTQFEGTLRSRDEDFVYLNCKGRIVKIPRELVEQVTLCSASE; encoded by the coding sequence ATGACCCATCCTTTAATTCCAGAGATAACGGCATTGGCGAATCCCATCGCCGAAAAACTCAACTTTGAAATAGCGAATATTGTCTTTCAAACCAATAAAAACCCTTCGTTACTAAGAATTGATATTCGTAACAGGGGGGGTGATACGAGCCTGGATGATTGCGAACAAATGAGCCGTTTGTTAGAGGAAGCGCTGGAGATGAAAGATATTATTCCTGAAGCCTACGCCCTAGAAATTTCCAGCCCTGGGGTTGCGGATGTATTGACCACAGATCGAGAATTTATCAGTTTCCAAGGTTTTCCTGTGACGGTGCAAACCCATACTCCCCACAAGAAAAAGACTCAGTTTGAGGGAACCCTGCGCAGTCGGGATGAGGATTTTGTATATCTTAATTGTAAGGGGCGTATTGTGAAAATTCCGAGGGAATTGGTTGAGCAGGTCACTTTGTGTAGCGCCAGTGAATAA
- a CDS encoding glycosyl transferase family 2 (PFAM: Glycosyl transferase family 2~COGs: COG0463 Glycosyltransferase involved in cell wall biogenesis~InterPro IPR001173~KEGG: cyp:PCC8801_4438 glycosyl transferase family 2~PFAM: glycosyl transferase family 2~SPTR: Glycosyl transferase family 2), translating to MDNDNNIDLSLLVPCYNEQDNLDYLFHKLTEVLDSLNIVYEIICINDGSKDNTLLKLIEYCMHNSDIKIINLSRNFGKEAAMTAGLDYAKGKAVIPIDADLQDPPELIKQFWFKWLEGYDVVYGVRIDRKGESWIKKMTSKYFYRFIGKISDTPIPEDTGDYRLMDQKVVQALKQMPERNRFMKGLFSWVGYKQTAIYFSREPRQSGKSRFNYWKLWNFAIDGITSFSSIPLKIWSYFGLIVSFLGLIYGSFLIIRTLISGVEVPGYASTIVTILFLGGIQLITLGILGEYTGRIYQEVKQRPIYLVQETYGFE from the coding sequence ATGGACAATGACAATAATATAGATTTATCTTTGTTAGTTCCCTGTTACAACGAACAGGATAACTTAGATTACTTATTTCACAAACTCACAGAAGTTTTAGATAGTCTCAATATTGTTTATGAAATCATTTGTATTAATGACGGTAGTAAAGATAATACTCTATTAAAACTTATCGAATACTGTATGCACAATAGTGACATCAAAATTATTAATTTATCTCGTAATTTTGGCAAAGAAGCTGCCATGACGGCAGGATTAGATTATGCAAAGGGAAAAGCTGTTATACCTATTGATGCAGATTTACAAGATCCTCCCGAATTAATTAAACAATTTTGGTTTAAGTGGCTAGAAGGCTATGATGTAGTTTATGGGGTAAGAATTGACAGAAAAGGTGAATCTTGGATCAAGAAAATGACTTCTAAATATTTTTATCGCTTTATTGGTAAAATAAGCGACACACCAATTCCAGAAGACACAGGAGACTACAGATTAATGGATCAAAAAGTAGTACAGGCTCTTAAACAAATGCCTGAAAGAAATCGTTTTATGAAAGGATTATTTTCCTGGGTTGGATATAAACAAACTGCCATCTACTTTAGTCGTGAACCTCGGCAAAGTGGCAAAAGTCGCTTTAATTATTGGAAGTTATGGAATTTCGCTATTGATGGAATTACATCTTTTAGCTCTATTCCTTTAAAAATTTGGAGTTACTTTGGTTTGATTGTTTCTTTTTTGGGACTTATTTATGGTTCTTTTCTAATTATTAGAACTCTTATTTCTGGTGTTGAGGTTCCCGGTTATGCTTCAACAATTGTCACTATTTTATTTTTGGGTGGAATTCAACTAATAACTTTAGGTATATTGGGTGAATATACAGGAAGAATTTATCAAGAAGTTAAACAACGTCCCATATATCTAGTACAAGAAACATACGGTTTTGAATAA